The Streptomyces rubrogriseus genomic sequence AGCGACCGGCGAGACGCGCGGGGCGGCACAGGAGCCGCGGGCGAGCGACGCCGACGCCTGGGCGACCGCGTGCGCCGAGGACCTGGAGGCCGAGAAGGCCCGCCGCCGCGCCGCGTACGGGCCGCCGCCCGGCTCGGCCGCCGAGGAGCTGCGCCGGCTCGTCGACACCGTCGCGGACAAGCTGTCCGGTCTCCAGTCCCCCCTGCTCGGCCAGGTCGCCGGACCCGCCGCCCAGCAGGTGGTCCGGCAGGTCGTCCAGCAGGCCAAGGCCGCCGTCGAACCGGTCATCGAGCGCAACCCGGACCTGTTCGACCACCTCGCCGCCGCCGGTGGCGAACTGCTCGCCGCCTACCGCTCCGCCGTCCAGAACCAGGAACGCCGCTGGACCACCGGGGACACCGCGCCCAAGGACCCGAGCGACCCCCGTGACCTGGACGAACGCGGCACCGACGGCCGCGACGAGGACGACGGGGGCACCGGCCCGGGGCAGCGCATCGACCTGGACTGAGCCCCGCCTCGGGTACGGTTGCCCTTAGCGGGGCTCGACCGAACTGAGGGATTCATGGGACTCACCATCGGCGTCGACATCGGCGGCACGAAGATCGCGGCCGGCGTGGTCGACGAGGAAGGCAACATCCTCTCGACCCACAAGGTGCCGACCCCCACCACACCCGAGGCCATCGTGGACGCCATCGCCTCCGCGGTGGAGGGCGCACGCGTGGGGCACGAGATCGTCGGCGTCGGAATCGGTGCCGCCGGATACGTCAACCGCCAGCGCTCCACGGTCTACTTCGCGCCCAACATCGACTGGCGCCAGGAGCCGCTCAAGGAGAAGGTCGAGGCCCGCGTCGGCCTCCCGGTCGTGGTGGAGAACGACGCCAACGCCGCGGCCTGGGGCGAGTACAAGTTCGGCGGCGGCAAGGGCCACCGCAACGTCATCTGCATCACCCTCGGCACCGGCCTCGGCGGCGGCATCATCATCGGCAACAAGCTGCGCCGCGGTCACTTCGGCGTCGCCGCCGAGTTCGGCCACATCCGCATGGTGCCCGACGGCCTGCTGTGCGGCTGCGGCTCGCAGGGCTGCTGGGAGCAGTACGCCTCGGGACGGGCGCTGGTGAGGTACGCCAAGCAGCGCGCCAACGCCACCCCCGAGCGCGCCGAGGTGCTGCTCGCGCTCGGCGACGGCACCCCCGACGGCATCGAGGGCAAGCACATCTCGGTCGCCGCCCGCCAGGGCTGCCCGGTCGCCGTCGACTCCTACCGGGAGCTGGCCCGCTGGGCCGGTGCCGGTCTCGCCGACCTGGCCTCGCTCTTCGACCCGTCCGCCTTCATCGTCGGCGGCGGCCTCTCGGACGAGGGCGACCTGGTCCTCGACCCGATCCGCAAGTCCTACAAGCGCTGGCTGGTCGGCGGCAACTGGCGCCCGGTCGCCGACGTGATCGCCGCCCGGCTCGGCAACAAGGCAGGCCTGGTGGGCGCCGCCGACCTGGCCCGGGAGCCCGACCCGATCATGTAGCGGTCGCTTCTCGACCGACGGGATCCGTCCCAACCAAGGGGCGCGGGGTGGAGTCCATTTGGGGCTCCGCCCCGCGGGCGCGACAAGCCACAACGAACCGGCAGTCGCCCACAGACCTCGCGTCCCGACCCATGAGGCGCCTGATCATGCGTTCCCGTAAATTGACGGCATGGCAACGTCCCTCCCCGCGCTCCCCAACTCGCGCACCGAACCCGACGGTTCCGCGGTCATCCGCGTCCTGAGCTACAACATCCGCTCACTGCGCGACGACACCGACGCCCTCGCCCGCGTCATCAAGGCATGCGCGCCCGACCTGGTCCTCCTCCAGGAGGCCCCCCGCTTCTTCCGCTGGCGCAAGAAGATCACCCGGCTCGCCGCCGCCGCCGACCTGGTCCTGCTCTCCGGCGGCGCCACCGCCGCCGGCCCCGCGCTGCTCTGCTCCCTGCGGGCCACCGTGGAGCGCACCGAGGACGTGCTGCTGCCGCTCACCCCCGGCCGGCACCGCCGGGGCCTCGCCACCGCCGTGGTCCGGTTCGGCGGCGCCCGTATCGGCGTACTCAGCTCCCACCTGTCGCTCCAGCCGGACGAGCGCCACGAGCAGGCGGGGATGCTCCTCGACCGGCTGGCCGGCCTCGGCGTGCCGCACGCCGTGGCGGGCGGCGACCTGAACGAGCGCCCCGGCGGCCGCACCTTCCGCCGGCTCGGCGAAGGGCTGCGCGACTGCTGGACCGCCGCGCCCTGGGGCGGCGAGTACACCTTCCCCGCCACCGCCCCGGACCGCCGGATCGACGCGGTCTTCGTCACCGAGGGCATCGAGGTGCTGGGCTGCGGGGTGCCGTCGGGGCTGGCCGGGGTGGCCGAGGACGACCTGAGGGCGGCCACGGACCACCTTCCGGTCCTGACCGCCCTCCGCGTGCCCGCGACCGCCTGACCCCCGGGGCCAGGCCGGCCACCCGGCTACACCACCGCGCCCCGCCCCGGATCGTCGTCGTCCTCGTCGCCCGTCCGCATCCGCACGACCAGGGTGGCGAAGCCGCCGAGGAAACCGCCGATGCTCAGGGTCGTCAGCCACCAGGTCATGTCCCAGCCGAGCACCACCGCCAGCAGGAGCAGCACCGGGCCGCCGAGCACGCCCAGCCAGGCGAACTTCGAGGTGGGATCGGTCTCGGGCAGCGGCGGCGGCTCGGGCGGCACGAAGTGGCCCTCGTCGTCCGCGTCGAAGTCGTCGTCGGACGGCTCTGCGGGCGTGTGGTCGCGGGGGCCGATGCCGGGGGCGAACGCGACGGAACTCCCCAGCGGCCGGTCCGAGGAGGGCCGGTCCGCCGAGGGCTTCTCGTCGTTCACCTCGGGCTCGAGCAGCGCCAGGTCCTCGACCGACTTGAACGGCTTGGCGCCCGGCGGGTCCGGGGGCTCCTCCCCGTACCCGGCGACGATCGAGGCCCAGGCGGCGTCCTCGTCGAACGGCGCGCCCTGCGCCTCGGGCCCGCCGTCCGCCGCGCGCTCC encodes the following:
- a CDS encoding carbon catabolit repression protein, which gives rise to MSEDLPPSEAPRPGEADAVDETRATGETRGAAQEPRASDADAWATACAEDLEAEKARRRAAYGPPPGSAAEELRRLVDTVADKLSGLQSPLLGQVAGPAAQQVVRQVVQQAKAAVEPVIERNPDLFDHLAAAGGELLAAYRSAVQNQERRWTTGDTAPKDPSDPRDLDERGTDGRDEDDGGTGPGQRIDLD
- a CDS encoding ROK family glucokinase, with amino-acid sequence MGLTIGVDIGGTKIAAGVVDEEGNILSTHKVPTPTTPEAIVDAIASAVEGARVGHEIVGVGIGAAGYVNRQRSTVYFAPNIDWRQEPLKEKVEARVGLPVVVENDANAAAWGEYKFGGGKGHRNVICITLGTGLGGGIIIGNKLRRGHFGVAAEFGHIRMVPDGLLCGCGSQGCWEQYASGRALVRYAKQRANATPERAEVLLALGDGTPDGIEGKHISVAARQGCPVAVDSYRELARWAGAGLADLASLFDPSAFIVGGGLSDEGDLVLDPIRKSYKRWLVGGNWRPVADVIAARLGNKAGLVGAADLAREPDPIM
- a CDS encoding endonuclease/exonuclease/phosphatase family protein, which encodes MATSLPALPNSRTEPDGSAVIRVLSYNIRSLRDDTDALARVIKACAPDLVLLQEAPRFFRWRKKITRLAAAADLVLLSGGATAAGPALLCSLRATVERTEDVLLPLTPGRHRRGLATAVVRFGGARIGVLSSHLSLQPDERHEQAGMLLDRLAGLGVPHAVAGGDLNERPGGRTFRRLGEGLRDCWTAAPWGGEYTFPATAPDRRIDAVFVTEGIEVLGCGVPSGLAGVAEDDLRAATDHLPVLTALRVPATA